A stretch of DNA from Fundulus heteroclitus isolate FHET01 chromosome 22, MU-UCD_Fhet_4.1, whole genome shotgun sequence:
GTGATGTTTTCACTCAGTGTTCCATAGGACTAGAGTAGAGGTAGGAAGcgttttagttttagttcctCTCAACTCTTAAACCAACTCATTGAAAACCTGAGACCTTAgtattaagttttaaattcatCATTATTTGTTgcgctgttttatttattttcattttaatatttctttaactttgtcttattgtgttttattgttatttttcaaggatTTTCTTCACTTAAATTTTTTAACACTTTCCCGTATGACTGTAAATCTATTCAAGTTATGTTGTGAATGAGTGAagcttatttataataataataataataataataataataataataataataataataataataataacaataataataattattattattattattattattattattattattattattattattattgttgttgttgttgttgttgttgttgttgttaaaagatttaaaaaactgCTCCAAAGAACTTTTATAGAGACCGTCGTAATCTGGGTGAACTTTGACGCCCACATGCTGCCATATGGGAGCGCACGGAGTCACAGAGTGGGACTGTCACCGGATAAAGACAGAGCCGCTGAATGGCAGGACGATTTACCTTCCCATTCCTGCGCATTTTCTCGTCATCACAGTCCGAGGCGCATTGCTGCTCTCACTTTCCATAGCTTCACTGACATTTTCTATCTTATAGATTTTACGaaagtttcccccccccccccaaaatacGCGTATTCTCTTCAACAAAACTTGTTCTGAATTTCTTGCTTTATGCGTAACTCTGTCGTgcgtaaaatgttttttggttaCAACAAAGCCTCTAAAGAATAATTGCACAACACGCTGATAATATTGGAGAAATGTCATTAAACGCGCTGCTTTATAACCGACCGGTTCGTTCCTGCGTTTTGGCAGAGGAGAGCTTTGACCTCCAGCAGCGTCCTGACAATGGCAGTGAATGGCTGCGCAGCGCGGTCACTGGGACAGCCGAAGCACGCCGCCCCTTTCTCGCCTGCACGTCATCCTCCTAACCAGGCGTTATGAATGGGAAAGCCGCTTTTGTCTGTCCCCGCGTATAAATACGCACCATGAGTGTCCTCCTCATACACACTGAGAGAAAGGCAGCAGCCACAGCAGCAAAGCGGTCACTGCAAAGCGGGACAGGACGCACACAGGCAACATCAGGCGACCAGAGCGAGCAAAGGCTCggaaaacagaggaggagagtgACTGACATATAGTGAAACGagagaggggagggagaggagaagagaggagaggagaggagaggagaggagagagggaggaaacaAGCAGCGACCTCCTACCCAACAACATCGGAAGCAAACTAATAAAATGAATTCAGACTCCAGCCCGAGCAGCAGAGCTTCTTCCCCGGACATGGACGGCATGTTTCTTCGAGACCACCACCCGctccatcaccaccaccaccaccacctccaccaACACGTCGGCTCATCCGTGACCTCCTCCACGCAGAGCGGTGAGCAGCAGCGCCAAAAGATGACCGGCGGCGAGCTCCTGCGCGCTGGAGACACCAAGCCCGCGTCGGtgggaagcagcagcagcagcaacagcagcagcagcagcaacaagtACAAACTGAAGAAGCAGGTCACCGAGGAGGAAATGTACCAGCTCCGACTCAAGATCAACGGCCGGGAGCGGAAGCGCATGCACGACCTCAACCTGGCTATGGACGGGCTGCGCGAGGTGATGCCGTACGCGCACGGGCCCTCGGTGCGGAAGCTGTCCAAGATCGCCACGCTGCTCTTGGCCAGGAACTACATCCTGATGCTCACCAGCTCCCTGGACGAGATGAAGCGGCTGGTGGGGGAGATTTACGGCGGGCAGCATTCGGCCTTCCACTGCGGGACCGTGGCGCACGCTGCCGGCGCCGGCGGACACTCTGCTGGACCCGCCGCGGCAGcggcagccgccgccgccgccgcggccGCGCACCAGGTGCACCCTCTCCTTGGAGGCGCGCTGTCTTCCTCCACGTCCTCCACTCTGTCCAGCGCGCTGCCCGGACTCGCATCCATCAGAGCGCCCCACGCGCTGATGAAGGGCGCGCCGGCTGCGCCCCCGGCCCTGCAACTGGGCTCCGGCTTCCAGCACTGGGCCGGCTTGCCCTGCCCCTGCACCATCTGCCAGGTGCCTCCTCCACCGCACATCCCCATCACCTCCACGGGCCTAACGAGACTGACAGGGGAGGGGAAGGACGGCTTGAAATGATGTCTGACACACAGAAGAGACTGAGAGATAATCTGACATCTGTACATACAGAAATCAGGGCATGGGGTGCATGTTGTCGTTTAGTCTGTTTTCTTGTTAAACGTATCTAAGAACAAAATCCTCCTTGTAACAAGGACTTCTAAAGACTGACTTTTGAGTTTGCCACtcgctggtaaaaaaaaaaaaaaaagtgcaacaggATGCCATGTTCCTCCGGTGTTTGACTGAATTTCGTTTCATTGTGACAGGTGACGGAGGCTGCATGAACcttttgttttaacttcacaaCAGGCGTCATTTTGTGAGAAACGAAGAATGCTTTCTGTGCCTTGTACCAAGGAGTTTATACACTTACATGAGAGTTATGAGATTAATGGATTTGGCTGAAACGACTGGGCGGGAAACAGTTTTAGATCTATTTCAGCAGCGTGGCTTGTTTTGTCTGATTGTGCAAATTTTTTTATGAacaagtttttgtttgttgcatGTTTGTATAATGATCTTGGCATGACTGTTTTTTGCAGAAAAGACTTTGCCCAGAGACcctgtgtgtttatttttgtacattgtCGATGACTGattcaaacaaatatttattatcACCCAGCGGTGaaaaatttcaataaaactgGAATCATGGATCATAAACTCTGTCTTTTGACTTCAATTCATTACCTCGTCAAACattaagttattattattattattattattattattattattattattattattattattattattattattattattatgctattagattttgtgttttttttaagttttacacatttttttgtgcacCACTGAGTTTGCTCTGAGAAATACAGAAGAAAATATTTAGACAACAAAAACGTTTTCATTTTTCCCGTTGAACATATTTAAAACGTGTTTATACTATTAATATATAAACCTGATTTCCCTTAAACGCTTTCAAAGTTAATGACACGTCTGTTGCTCATCTTGTTAAGTCctacattttaactttttactaACCTATTTTACCTGCATCCATCCTATCAGACTAGCTCAGAAAAAAGTTTGGCAAACTTTCAGCAAATTCAAATTTAGCAGACAtgtaattaatatatatatatatatatatatatatatatatatatatatatatatatatatatatatatatatatatatatatatatatatatatatatatatatatatatatatatatatatatatatatatatatatatttgtgtgtgtttgttttagtatattttcctacttttacttttaatggGCATTAAATTGCGTTTTGTCCAAAATCTACACTTTTTCTAAacctttataataataataataataatattattattaataataataataataataataataataataataataataataataataataataataataataataata
This window harbors:
- the olig3 gene encoding oligodendrocyte transcription factor 3 translates to MNSDSSPSSRASSPDMDGMFLRDHHPLHHHHHHHLHQHVGSSVTSSTQSGEQQRQKMTGGELLRAGDTKPASVGSSSSSNSSSSSNKYKLKKQVTEEEMYQLRLKINGRERKRMHDLNLAMDGLREVMPYAHGPSVRKLSKIATLLLARNYILMLTSSLDEMKRLVGEIYGGQHSAFHCGTVAHAAGAGGHSAGPAAAAAAAAAAAAAHQVHPLLGGALSSSTSSTLSSALPGLASIRAPHALMKGAPAAPPALQLGSGFQHWAGLPCPCTICQVPPPPHIPITSTGLTRLTGEGKDGLK